One genomic window of Vespula pensylvanica isolate Volc-1 chromosome 12, ASM1446617v1, whole genome shotgun sequence includes the following:
- the LOC122633355 gene encoding uncharacterized protein LOC122633355: MLKKILIRVRWRILLLCGIGLWIALCANDLYYNNELILSEDKVFPTTRTTAQENIIKKRSTLMSISHFIEQSHKSWGTIRKSRVLTTFVVIFVSIWFILFTTCFEDYIRRKSEKFINTPDNKKKLNPNSSKKTLTNVGVQVPIYPFYYTLSSFSTNSTILHRESTTRFESNDTWSSTTQSNQEWFSIMKSSSNILSYSFEENQNEQKIISKDLKKHKDIICNNNNNAYDRHKFAYSYNEFDVFQCEHVSQLIYYINLSRSLHFQSTLFSQRYTVSIFNIFTSLSTKYMLNSSWSVKYLYKQNGVFNDNDERTINFNKLKMANFWSKRKEKIYIISSSPEFQQFLANFKNFRYTPESLYSLKIYQ; encoded by the exons atgttaaaaaaaatattaattcgtgTACGATGGCGTATACTACTTTTATGTGGTATAGGACTATGGATAGCACTTTGTGCAAATGAtctgtattataataatgaattaatactTTCTGAAG ATAAGGTATTTCCAACAACAAGGACAACAgcacaagaaaatataattaaaaagagaagtacTTTAATGAGTATTTCACATTTTATTGAACAAAGTCACAAATCATGGGGTACCATAAGAAAATCAAGAGTATTAACGACTTTTGTTGTCATTTTCGTATCTATTTggttcattttatttactacATGTTTTGAAgattatataagaagaaaatcagagaaatttataaacac GCCagacaacaagaaaaaacttAATCCTAATTCCAGTAAAAAAACATTGACAAATGTTGGTGTCCAAGTACcaatatatcctttttattacACACTATCATCATTTAGTACAAACTCCACTATTTTACATCGAGAATCAACAACACGTTTCGAAAGTAATGACACATGGTCGAGTACTACGCAATCAAATCAAGAATGGTTTTCAATAATGAAATCttcatcaaatattttatcttattctttcgaagaaaatcaaaatgaacaaaaaattattagtaaagatttaaaaaaacacaaggatattatttgcaataataataataatgcatatGACCGACACAAGTTTGCATATTCGTACAATGAATTTGACGTTTTTCAATGTGAACACGTatctcaattaatttattatattaatttaagtcGTTCACTTCATTTTCAATCAACTTTATTCTCTCAAAGATATACCGttagtatatttaatattttcacttCCTTATCGACTAAATACATGTTGAACTCTTCTTGGtcggtaaaatatttatacaaacaaAATGGCGTTTTCAATGATAACGACGaaagaacaattaattttaataaattaaaaatggcAAATTTTTGgtcgaaaagaaaggaaaagatatatattattagttcTTCGCCAGAATTTCAACAGTTTTTAGCtaatttcaagaatttcaGGTATACGCCAGAATCattatattctttgaaaatttatcaataa